The genomic segment CATGCCCAGCGCGAGGAAGGCGATCGGCATCGACAGTGGCTGCCGTTCGAGTAGCCGGGGCAGCACTCCGGCCAGGAGAGCGCCCAGTCCCAGCAGCGCGAACGCGAGGTCGATCGGATCCACCACACACCTCTTCCAGCCCACCCCGCGGGTGGGGAGGTGCCTTACCATTCCCTGCCGGACCCCCGGCTACTCTCGCCGGTCAGTCCGGGCGAGTGGCGTTGCTCTCAGCACCGGTGGACGGGATCAGCATCTCGAACCAGACGGTCGAGCCGCGCACCGTCGGATCGGTGCCCCAGGCGTCGCTGAGCTGCTCGATCAGGCCCAGGCCGCGCCCCCGGCTGCTCAGCGCCTCGGTCCTGGTCCGGGTCACCGTGCCGCGGGTGCCGCTGTCGGCCACCGACACCAGCAGCCGCTCCGGGCTCAGGTCGATCTCCACCCGGGCCGCCGTCCCGGCGTGCAGCAGGGCGTTGGTGGTCAACTCGCTGGTGCACAGCACCGCCGAGCCGATCACCGCCTCGGGCACCTGCCAGGCGTTGAGCTGCGCGGTCAACCAGTGCCGGACCCGACCGGGCGCGGTCGGCTCGGCCGGCACCTCCAGCCCGGCGGACCGGCTGGGTGCGGTGGCGTGCTCCACCGCGAGCACCGCAACGTCGTCCTCGGTGGCTCCGGGCACCGCGCCGGTGGCCACCGCGCAGAGCGCCCGCGGGTCCCCGCTCGGCGCGCCGGCGACCGCCTCGGCCAGCGCCGCCAACCCGGCGGAGAGCCCCTGGCGGCGACGCTCCACCACCCCGTCGCTGTAGAGCAGCAGGGTGTCGCCGGGCCGGAAATCGACGGTGACCGCCACCCGGACGCCGTCCAGGCCCAGCGGCACGCCGGGCGGCACCTCGACGAACCGGGCGGAGACCGGCCCGTCGGCGGTCGGCCGGCGCAGCACCGGGGCCGGATGACCGGCACTGGCCACGGTGAGCTGTCCGGTCTCCGGCTCGACCACGCCGTAGACGACGGTGACGAAGAGCTCGTCGCTGTGCGCCTCGGCACCGAGGCTCTGCACCAGCCGGTCCAGCCCGTGCAGCACCACCGCCGGGTCCGGGTCGGTCAGGGCGAGCGCGCGCAGCGCGGCCCGGACCTGCCCCATCAACGCGGCGGCCTGCACATCGTGCCCGGCGACGTCGCCGAGGACGACGGCCAGCTGCCCGCCCGGCAGGGTGAACGAGTCGTAGAAGTCGCCGCCGGCGGCGTTCCCGTCGACACCGGGCTCGTACCGGGCGGCGATCCGCATCCGGGGCAGGTCGGCCAGGTGCTCCGGCAGCATGCTGCGCTGCAGCAGCTGGGACATGCCGTGTTGGGTCTCGAACCGGCGGGCCCGTTCGGCCGCCTGCGCGACAAGTTCCGTGGAGGCGGCCAGCAGCGCCCGCTCGGCCGGCGACCAGTCGTGCGGGCGCTGGTAGCCGACGGTGAGCGCGCCGCGCGTCGACGGCGTGCGGATCGGCAACGCCGCCAGTGCCCGGATCTTCTGGTCGTGCCGGTCCAGCGCCGTGTCGAGCAGCGGTTGGCCGTCGGCGTGGTAGGCGGGCGTGCCGCTGCCGGCCGTGACGATCAACGGCGCGGGGGAGTCGGCCGGGAACCGGCGCCACAGCGGCGGCAGCCGCTCATCGGCCTCGTCGAGCAGTTCGCCGCGGACCCGGCGGACCACCCGCCAGCCGGCGCCGTCGTCGACGCCAAAGGCGACCTGGTCGGCGTCGAAGGAGGCCGCGGCGTTGCGCAGCGTCACCCGGGCCACGTCGTCGAGGGTGAGCGTGCCGGACAGCGCCGAGGTCAGCTCGCTCAGGCTCTGCAACCGGCGGGTGACCTGGGTGGTCTCGGCGGTCACCGTGAGCATCCCGATCACCTGGCCGTGGGAGTCGCGCACCGCGGAGTAACCCCGGGTGAAGACCGCCTGCTCGACCAGGCCGGATTCGGCGCGTACCAGCGGGAGCAGGACCTCCTTCTGCAGCTGCGGCTGGCCGGTGCGCAGTACCCGCTCGATGACGTCGCCCATGCCGGGCTCGTGCCACCCCTCGGCGAACACCTCGGCGAGCGGGCGGCCGAAGGCCGTCGGGTGCTTGGTGCCGATCAGCTCGGCGTACCCGTCGTTGTAGATCAGGGCCAACTCGGTGCCGTACCCGAGGGCCATCGGCACCGGCGAGGAGAGCAGCAGGTCGACCACGGCGTGCAGGGCGGGGTCCCACTGCTCGGGCGGGCCGAGTGGGGTGTCGTGCCAGGCCCGGGCCCCGGCCGGCGGTCCGACCACCGCGGCGACAGCGGCCGGCGGCGCGGGAGGAGCGGCGGGGATCCGCCCAACGGCGCCTGGCATGACAGCAGCCTAACGGGAACGATCGAATCCGGTTACGGACGGACCCCCGGGGCGCCGGCGGGCGGATGGGAACGGCGTCGGCGTGCGCCGTTTCGGACCCGAAATCCGAAAAATGCTCTGACCTGGTGGGGTTGGTAACAAGATCATGGGGTATGCGGGCGTCGGCAAGTCCATGACAGGAGGGACAGCATGTCCGAAACCGTCGCGGTCAGGCAGGTCGACGTCGGTGACGCCCTGATCGACATGTGGAGATCGGTACTTCTATTCGTGCCGCGGGCGATTGCCTTCATCGCCATCTTGGTGATCGGCTGGATCATCGCCCGGTTCGTCGCAAAGATCGTTGATAGGGCCCTGGAACGGGTCGGATTCGACCGGGCCGTGGAACGTGGCGGGGTCGGCCGGGCGCTGGAGCGGACCAGATACGACGCCAGCGACATCCTTGCCAAGCTCGCGTTCTACGCGGTCATGCTGTTCACGTTGCAGTTCGCGTTCGGCGTCTGGGGTCCGAACGCGATCAGTGACCTGATCGGCGCGGTCGTGGCCTGGCTGCCGCGGGCCTTCGTGGCCATCGTGATCGTGGTGGTGGCGGCGGCGATCGCCAGTGCCGTCCGCGACCTGATGACCGGCGCGCTCGGCGGCCTCTCGTACGGCCGGGTGCTGGCGACCCTGACCTCGATCTTCATCGTGGCGCTCGGTGTGATCGCCGCGCTGAACCAGGTCGGCATCGCCACCACCGTCACCACACCGGTGCTGATCGCCGTGCTGGCCACGGTCGCCGGGGTGCTCATCGTCGGGGTCGGCGGTGGTCTGGTCAAGCCGATGCAGCACCGCCTGGAGCTCTGGCTGCAGCGGGCCAGCACCGAGTCCCGGATGATGCGGGAACGGGGCCAGGGCTACGCGGCCGGCCGGGGCGACATGGATCGGCAGATGGCCGATCGGACCGGTGGTCAGAACCAGCCAGCCGGTCAGGAGTCACCGGCGATGGCGGGAGCCCGCGGTGGCCAGGGCCGTACCCAGGGCAGCGGAGGCCCGCAGTCCGGCGGCTCGGCCGGCCCGGGGACCAGCGGCGCCAGCCAGAACCGACCGGGTTCGAGTGGTCGGTGAGTTCACCCCGCCGCCGGCCGGTCACCACCGGCCGGCGGCGGTCCGCCGTTGAGCGGGCAAGCGGCCCAGGCCGTCCGGTCCCGGGCGGCCTGGGCGCTGGCCAGCGCGCAGACGGCGACCAGCCGGGCCAGCACCCAGTCCGGGGCCGACCAGTCGACTGTCGAGCCGTCGAGCGTCGAGCCGTCGTGCTCACGGGTGGTGGGGGGCTGCCAGCCGTGGCTGCCGGCCGCCTCGCGTACCCCCTCGGCGTAGCCGGCCAGGGCGGCGTCGTGTACCACGCTGCCCGCCGCGGCCAGACTGTCGCGGACCGCCGCGGCGTGCTGATCAATCTCGGCCAGCAGACTCGGCCGGTCCGCCGCAGCGGCGAGCCCAGCGGTGCCGACCGATTCCATCAGGGAGGTCAACACCGAGCGTGCCGGCCGCACGGCCGGACCCCGGGCACCCCCGCTGAGCAGCCCATACATGTGACCCGACAGTAGCCAACGGGCATCCCGACCACCTCGTCCGGTCGGTGGGTACCGGCCGGCGGGCGGTCGAATCCGGGTGGGTCGCGGGGTTGACCCGAACTAGTCCGCCGGGCCGGACTCGGCCGGCTGACGCCGCATCGCGTCGTCGGCGAGGATCACCGTGGCAACCATCAGCGCCACACAGACGCTGAAGAGCCAGGAGGCGTCGGAGACGAGCCGGGCGGAGACGGGGGCCTGCAGGGCGGCCAGCACGAAGCCGACCCACGCCCAGCGGCGCTGGCGCGCGGAAAGGAAACCGGGAGCCTGATGCATCCCGAAATTCTGCCCACACCGGGGCGGCGGTGCCGTCAGCCGATCGGACCATTTCCGGGTTGTCTGTCCGGATAATCGATCTGGTGTCCGGTCACCGTCGGCCCGGTCCGCCGAGGTCGGGCTGCCGGCCCGGGAGCCAACCGGCTGGCGTGCCAGCTGGTGGTACGGAAAGATCGCCGGTCGTGCCGAAAGCCCCACCGTCCACCCGCTTCCCCCTGCTGCTCCTCGCCTACTTCGCCTTCATCAGCCTCGGGCTGCCGGACGGCCTGCTCGGCGTCGGCTGGCCATCGATCAGCCCCGACTTCGGCGTACCGACCGCCGCGGTCGGCCTGCTGCTGACCGTCAGCACGACCGGCTACCTGATCTCCAGCGTGGCGGCCGGATTCAGCATCGCCCGGCTCGGCGTCGGCTGGCTGCTGGCGGCGAGCACCGGGATGGCCGGTCTGGCCCTGGCCGGCTACTCCGTGTCGCCGGGGCTGACCGTGATGCTCGGGTTCGGGCTGCTGCTGGGGCTCGGCTCCGGAGCCATCGACTCGGGCCTCAACGCGTACGCGGCGACCGCCTTCGGCCCTCGGCACATGAACTGGTTGCACGCCTTCTTCGGGCTCGGGGTGGCGATCGGCCCGCTGATCATGACGACGGTGCTCAGCACCGGCCTGGCCTGGCGGTGGGGCTACGGCATCGTGGCCACCGCCCAGCTACTGCTCGCGCTCGCGTTCGCCCGCACCGCCGGTGCCTGGGCCAACCACCGGTCGGCCGCGACCACGTCGACGCGGCAACCGACCGCGGAGCCGGAGCCGACGGCAGGACCGGAGCCGGTGGCAGAGCCGGAGCCGACGGCAGGACCGGAGCCGGTGGCGGGGCCGGAGCCGGTGGCGGGGCCGGAGCCGGCCGTCGCGCCGGCGCCGCCGGTCGGGCCGGTGCGGATCAAGGAGACCCTCGCGTTGCCCGCGGTCTGGCTCGGTGCCCTCGGCTTCGCCGTCTACGTCGCGATCGAGGTGGCCGCCGGGCTGTGGGCCTTCCTGCTGCTCACCGAGGGGCGCGGCCTCAGCGCGACGGTCGCCGGGGTGTGCGTGTCGATCTACTGGGGCAGCCTCTTCGTCGGCCGGGTGGTGCAGGGGTTCGTGGCCGAACGGCTGGGCAGTGCCCGGGTGCTGCGGTGGAGCCTGGTGGCGATGGTGGTGGGCGCGGTCCTGGTGGCCGTACCGGGGCCGGCGCCGCTCGCGGTGGTCGGACTCGCCACCATCGGGTTCGGCGCCGCCCCGGTCTTCCCGCTGCTCACCCTCACCACCGCCGAGCGGGTGGGGGCCGCCCACGCCGACCGGACCATCGGCATGCAGATCGGTGCCGCCGGCCTCGGCGGCACCCTTGCCCCGGCCGGCATCGGCATCCTGATCGGCCGGTTCTCGGTCGAGGCCCTCGGCCCGTCGCTTGTCGTCCTCACGGTGGTGCTGCTCGCCCTGCACGCCAGCGGCGGCCGGCGGACCCGGCCCGCCGGCCCGGCTGGCGACGGGGATCAGTTGGGGCCGGTACGACCCGTGGTGGAGGGTCGGTAGCGGCGCTGGTTGTCGGTCATCTCCCGGCCGCCGTCCGTACCGTGGCCGGCCGGCGGCGTGTCGGCGGGCTCCGCGCCGTGCCCGAAGGCCGACTCGGCACCGGCGTCGCTGCCGGTCACGTCGTCCACCTCGCCGTCGGAGGCGGCGGCGCCCATCGCCCGCTCCAACTCGCTCAGCGGCAACCGTTCCTCGTCCCGCCAGGCGCGTTCCTGGCCGTCGTCCATCCGGTTCTCGGTCATCCCCCTGGCGTACCCGGCGGGCATTCGCCGAAACGCCGGCGCGGCGACCCCCCGGGTGTTCCGGGACGGCCGCCGCGCCGGTGGTGGTGCCGGGCGGGCCTACGGCTGGGGCCGGTCCACCTGGCCGCGCCAGGCGCCGGTCTCGGCGCCGCGGCTCTCGATGAACTCCTTGAACCGCTTGAGGTCGCCCTTTGTGGTCCGGTCCACCACGCCGAGCTTGTCGCCGGCCTGTTCGGCGACGCCGTGCGGCTCGAACTCCATCTGCAACGTCACCCGGGTGTGCTGCTCGTCCAGCCGGTGGAAGGTGACCACCCCGGCCTGCTTGGTGCCGCCGGTGGACGTCCACGCCACCCGCTCGTCGGGCAGCTGCTCGGTGATCTGCGCGTCGAACTCCCGCTTCACCCCGGCGATGTCCACCGTCCAGTGGGTCATCGTGTCGGAGATCTGGCGGACCTCCTGCACCCCGGACATGAACTGGGGAAACTCCTCGAACTGGGTCCACTGGTCGTACGCGGTCCGGACTGGCACCGCCACGTCAACGGATTCGGTCACTGCGCCCATGGCACTTCCTCCTTGATCTGTCGCCGGTCGGCCGGATCGCGGCCGGTCACCAGCGGTGTGTCTCGTTCGGGTGTCCCAACGCGGCCCACACGTCGGAGACCGTCTCGTATTCGGTGCCGTCGGGTAGCCGGTCCAGCTGCGTCAGCACATCGTCGGGGGCTTCGTTCTCCTCGGCGCTGCGGCGCAGTGCGGTCCGGTCACCGGGCAGTGCCGAGAGGCTGATGAACCGCCCGAGTCGGCTGCGCTGTTCGACCTCCTCCGGGGTCATCCCCTGCGGCACACCGATGCGGGTGTCGCCGGTCGGGACCACGGTCGGCTCCGGTTGGTCCTCACCGGGCGGTTCCGGCTGGCGCCACTCCTCGACCCGGGAGCCGGCGGTGCCGTGCACCGTTCCCTCGACCTCCCGGCTCATCTCGTCGTCCAGCCGCGGTCCGTGCTTGCTGTTGCCACGTTCCATGTCTATTGCGCTACCCGGGGGTGGAGTGGCTAAACGCCTATCCGTCGGCCGGTGACCGCGGCGGTAGGGCCGGCTCCACCGGCTCCTCGGCGCCACCCTGCAGCGCCCGGCCGCGCTGCAGTTCCGCGTTGATCTCGACGCCCAGCATCAGCGCGCAGTTGGACAGGTAGAGCCAGACCAGGAAGGCGATCACCGCGCCGATGCTGCCGTAGGTGACGTCGTACGAGCCGAAGTTCGCCACATACAGCCCGAATCCGGATGAGACCAGCACCCAGGAGGCCATCGCCACCACCCCGCCGACCGTCAGCCAGCGGAACCGCGGCTGCTGGACATTGGGCGCGATCCAGAACAGCAGCGAGAGCAACAGCATCATGATCAGCACCAGCAGCGGCCACTTCGCGACCGTCCAGGCGGTGCGGAGGGCGTCGCCCAGGCCGATCCTGTCACCCACGGCGTCGGCGACCGGGCCGCTCACGATGAGCAGGGTGGCGACCGCCGCCACCAGCACCAGCACCACGGCGCTGAGCCCCACCTGGAGCGGGCGGAGCAGGTAGAACGGCCGACCCTCCTGGACGCCGTAGATCGCGTTCGAGGCGCGGGTGAAGGAGCCGATGAAGTTCGACGCCGACCAGAGTGCGGCGAGCAGCCCGAAGCTGAGCAGCACGCTTGCCGAGTTCCGCTGGACCACCACCGAGCGGATCACCTCGGTGAAGGTGTCGTCGCCGACCACCGGTCCGGCACCGACGTCGCGGGCCAGCCCGACGATGGTGTCGACGGTCTGCTCGCCGTCGGAGACCAGCCCGACCAGGGCGACGATCACAATGGCGGAGGGGAAGACCGCCAACACCCCGTAGTAGGTGAGCGCCGCCGCCCAGTCCGGGCAGTTGTGCCCGAAGAACCCCCGGGCGGCGCGGACGAACGCGTCCCGCCAGGTCCGCCACCGCAACTGCCGGATCCGGTACGGCAGCCGCGGCGCGCGCCGACCGCCCGGTTTCCCGCCGCCGGCCCCCTCGGCGCTGCCGGTACCGCCGGCCTCCCCGGCCTCGTCCTCGACGGCAGTGGTCGTGGACGCCCCGTCGGTCCTTGCCGCCATCGCTTCTCCCTGCTGCCGCCGCTCGCCCGCCGTCGGACCCCTCCCGGGTGGGGTCCCGGACGCGGGCTTGGTGGCGGAGGCCCTACCCCGGCAGGGTAACCGGCAAACCCGCCTCGGGACCGGCCGGTTTGCCGGCTGCCGGACGGGGAACGCGGACGGACTGACCGCGGGAAACGCGGACGGACTGACCGGGGCGCGCCGACGG from the Solwaraspora sp. WMMD1047 genome contains:
- a CDS encoding SpoIIE family protein phosphatase, with translation MPGAVGRIPAAPPAPPAAVAAVVGPPAGARAWHDTPLGPPEQWDPALHAVVDLLLSSPVPMALGYGTELALIYNDGYAELIGTKHPTAFGRPLAEVFAEGWHEPGMGDVIERVLRTGQPQLQKEVLLPLVRAESGLVEQAVFTRGYSAVRDSHGQVIGMLTVTAETTQVTRRLQSLSELTSALSGTLTLDDVARVTLRNAAASFDADQVAFGVDDGAGWRVVRRVRGELLDEADERLPPLWRRFPADSPAPLIVTAGSGTPAYHADGQPLLDTALDRHDQKIRALAALPIRTPSTRGALTVGYQRPHDWSPAERALLAASTELVAQAAERARRFETQHGMSQLLQRSMLPEHLADLPRMRIAARYEPGVDGNAAGGDFYDSFTLPGGQLAVVLGDVAGHDVQAAALMGQVRAALRALALTDPDPAVVLHGLDRLVQSLGAEAHSDELFVTVVYGVVEPETGQLTVASAGHPAPVLRRPTADGPVSARFVEVPPGVPLGLDGVRVAVTVDFRPGDTLLLYSDGVVERRRQGLSAGLAALAEAVAGAPSGDPRALCAVATGAVPGATEDDVAVLAVEHATAPSRSAGLEVPAEPTAPGRVRHWLTAQLNAWQVPEAVIGSAVLCTSELTTNALLHAGTAARVEIDLSPERLLVSVADSGTRGTVTRTRTEALSSRGRGLGLIEQLSDAWGTDPTVRGSTVWFEMLIPSTGAESNATRPD
- a CDS encoding DUF6401 family natural product biosynthesis protein, with protein sequence MYGLLSGGARGPAVRPARSVLTSLMESVGTAGLAAAADRPSLLAEIDQHAAAVRDSLAAAGSVVHDAALAGYAEGVREAAGSHGWQPPTTREHDGSTLDGSTVDWSAPDWVLARLVAVCALASAQAARDRTAWAACPLNGGPPPAGGDRPAAG
- a CDS encoding MFS transporter yields the protein MPKAPPSTRFPLLLLAYFAFISLGLPDGLLGVGWPSISPDFGVPTAAVGLLLTVSTTGYLISSVAAGFSIARLGVGWLLAASTGMAGLALAGYSVSPGLTVMLGFGLLLGLGSGAIDSGLNAYAATAFGPRHMNWLHAFFGLGVAIGPLIMTTVLSTGLAWRWGYGIVATAQLLLALAFARTAGAWANHRSAATTSTRQPTAEPEPTAGPEPVAEPEPTAGPEPVAGPEPVAGPEPAVAPAPPVGPVRIKETLALPAVWLGALGFAVYVAIEVAAGLWAFLLLTEGRGLSATVAGVCVSIYWGSLFVGRVVQGFVAERLGSARVLRWSLVAMVVGAVLVAVPGPAPLAVVGLATIGFGAAPVFPLLTLTTAERVGAAHADRTIGMQIGAAGLGGTLAPAGIGILIGRFSVEALGPSLVVLTVVLLALHASGGRRTRPAGPAGDGDQLGPVRPVVEGR
- a CDS encoding SRPBCC family protein produces the protein MGAVTESVDVAVPVRTAYDQWTQFEEFPQFMSGVQEVRQISDTMTHWTVDIAGVKREFDAQITEQLPDERVAWTSTGGTKQAGVVTFHRLDEQHTRVTLQMEFEPHGVAEQAGDKLGVVDRTTKGDLKRFKEFIESRGAETGAWRGQVDRPQP
- a CDS encoding DUF2795 domain-containing protein — protein: MERGNSKHGPRLDDEMSREVEGTVHGTAGSRVEEWRQPEPPGEDQPEPTVVPTGDTRIGVPQGMTPEEVEQRSRLGRFISLSALPGDRTALRRSAEENEAPDDVLTQLDRLPDGTEYETVSDVWAALGHPNETHRW
- a CDS encoding YihY/virulence factor BrkB family protein, with translation MAARTDGASTTTAVEDEAGEAGGTGSAEGAGGGKPGGRRAPRLPYRIRQLRWRTWRDAFVRAARGFFGHNCPDWAAALTYYGVLAVFPSAIVIVALVGLVSDGEQTVDTIVGLARDVGAGPVVGDDTFTEVIRSVVVQRNSASVLLSFGLLAALWSASNFIGSFTRASNAIYGVQEGRPFYLLRPLQVGLSAVVLVLVAAVATLLIVSGPVADAVGDRIGLGDALRTAWTVAKWPLLVLIMMLLLSLLFWIAPNVQQPRFRWLTVGGVVAMASWVLVSSGFGLYVANFGSYDVTYGSIGAVIAFLVWLYLSNCALMLGVEINAELQRGRALQGGAEEPVEPALPPRSPADG